The Monomorium pharaonis isolate MP-MQ-018 chromosome 5, ASM1337386v2, whole genome shotgun sequence genome includes a window with the following:
- the LOC105836067 gene encoding solute carrier organic anion transporter family member 4A1 isoform X1: MLYQYGSLQFISGSESSDSTSASRYLLIRLSKMTGIDNLGYDGVEPISGVADMHETLSSFPEQFGDGPRKPEIKPEILKETDRTADNLKCGWFWFRPIYLQKFRTAKWALFWLCWAGAMQGMVVNGFINVVITTIEKRFGLKSSETGLIAGGYDIASFFLLVPVSYLGGRAKASKPRYIGIGILVLGIGSLLFASPHYLAGPYRGGQQTENVCQSASNISSHSISCTDQSTVQAELEPYSGVYLTIFLVAQLLHGAGAAPFYTLGVTYLDENVSKKMSSVYLGVYYTMAIIGPALGFVVGGELLKIYTDFLTVDSSTIGLTSDSNVWIGAWWIGFLAAAVICFVIAIPVLAFPAILPGSEELAKDKVSEAHEKSTRSSTAATGEAFSKIRELPRALTELLGNPAFFMLNLAGASEGLLIAGFAAFLPKLIENQFSVSASSAALLMGLVTVPAGGGGTFLGGYLIKRFNLPCSGILKFCLLATTVCIAFTLSLALNCPNLDFAGLTVPYRNMTGKAALSLENTCNNGCGCSRSRFDPICGVDGITYYSPCHAGCYRETPINNVKVYTDCSCIRASAMNLTSEGTGDVVQYEAINTTCGSSCSYLWLFIVLTFCNMFMTFLCTMPALSSTLRVVRDDQRSFALGIQWIKVRILGTIPAPMVFGALIDDTCILWNETCDGRGACLVYDNYYMSRYMLALSFIGKAASLLFFFLAWWTYVPPSTRGIDQNSRQQTTATLMLSDTSQEVEIVPTTIA, from the exons atgttaTATCAATATGGATCTTTACAGTTTATCTCCGGCAGTGAATCATCGGATTCAACATCCGCTTctagatatcttttaatacG attGAGCAAGATGACAGGAATAGACAATTTAGGCTATGATGGTGTCGAGCCAATA TCAGGGGTGGCGGACATGCACGAGACCCTGTCTAGCTTCCCGGAACAGTTCGGGGATGGCCCGAGAAAACCGGAAATAAAGCCGGAAATTCTGAAGGAGACCGACAGAACCGCGGACAATCTGAAATGCGGTTGGTTCTGGTTCAGGCCAATTTATCTGCAGAAATTTCGCACCGCGAAATGGGCGCTTTTCTGGCTGTGCTGGGCCGGGGCGATGCAAG GAATGGTCGTGAATGGCTTTATAAATGTCGTCATAACGACGATAGAGAAGAGATTCGGACTGAAGTCATCGGAAACCGGCTTGATAGCGGGCGGATACGACATAGCCAGTTTCTTTCTTCTCGTACCAGTGAGCTATCTAGGCGGCCGTGCGAAAGCGTCGAAGCCAAG GTATATCGGCATAGGGATTCTAGTCTTAGGTATAGGTAGCCTGCTGTTTGCGTCTCCGCATTATCTTGCCGGACCGTATAGAGGGGGTCAGCAAACAGAGAACGTATGCCAAAGTGCCAGCAATATATCGAGCCACTCG ATATCCTGCACGGATCAATCTACAGTTCAAGCGGAGCTAGAGCCTTACAGTGGCGTGTACTTAACCATATTTCTGGTAGCTCAGCTGTTACACGGCGCCGGTGCGGCACCCTTCTATACGCTCGGGGTTACGTATTTAGACGAAAATGTTTCGAAGAAGATGTCTTCGGTGTATCTAG GTGTTTATTATACTATGGCCATAATAGGACCTGCACTAGGCTTTGTTGTCGGTGGtgaactattgaaaatttacaCAGACTTTCTTACGGTGGATTCCTCGAc GATTGGATTAACTTCTGACAGTAATGTCTGGATTGGTGCATGGTGGATCGGTTTCTTGGCAGCGGCTGTCATATGCTTCGTCATCGCGATACCAGTTTTGGCATTTCCCGCAATTTTACCTG GATCGGAGGAATTGGCCAAGGATAAGGTGTCAGAGGCGCACGAGAAATCGACCCGATCTTCCACCGCGGCGACGGGAGAAGCATTTTCAAAGATACGAGAACTGCCACGCGCTCTGACCGAATTGCTTGGAAATCCAGCATTTTTTATGCTGAACCTAGCAGGTGCCAGTGAAGGGTTGCTAATTGCCGGATTTGCTGCTTTCCTGCCGAAACTGATTGAAAATCAATTCAGCGTCAGTGCCAGTTCGGCCGCATTGCTGATGG GCTTGGTGACCGTACCGGCAGGAGGAGGCGGTACTTTTCTCGGCGGTTACCTGATAAAGCGCTTCAACCTGCCCTGCTCTggcattttgaaattttgcttGCTGGCCACAACCGTCTGCATCGCTTTCACCCTGTCTCTCGCTCTAAACTGCCCGAACTTAGACTTTGCTGGATTGACCGTGCCCTATCGAAACATGACGGG AAAAGCCGCGTTGTCTCTCGAGAACACCTGTAATAACGGCTGCGGATGCTCCAGATCGCGATTCGATCCTATATGTGGCGTAGACGGGATCACGTACTATTCGCCCTGTCACGCCGGATGCTATCGGGAAACGCCGATAAACAATGTCAAA GTGTACACGGACTGTAGCTGCATACGCGCGTCGGCGATGAACTTAACCAGCGAAGGCACCGGGGACGTCGTCCAGTACGAGGCCATTAATACCACCTGCGGAAGCTCGTGCTCGTACCTGTGGCTGTTCATCGTCCTGACATTCTGTAACATGTTTATGACCTTCCTCTGCACAATGCCGGCGCTCTCGTCCACGCTGAGGGTCGTGCGCGACGACCAGCGGTCGTTCGCCCTGGGCATACAGTGGATCAAGGTGCGGATTCTGGGAACGATACCGGCACCTATGGTCTTCGGCGCTCTCATAGACGACACCTGCATCCTGTGGAACGAGACCTGCGACGGCAGAGGAGCGTGCCTCGTTTACGATAATTATTACATGAGCAG gtACATGCTCGCACTGTCATTCATCGGGAAAGCGGCTTcgcttcttttcttctttttagcATGGTGGACGTACGTTCCACCGAGCACCAGAGGCATTGACCAGAACTCTCGGCAGCAAACGACGGCTACTTTAATGTTAAGTGACACGTCTCAGGAAGTTGAGATAGTACCAACTACGATagcataa
- the LOC105836067 gene encoding solute carrier organic anion transporter family member 4A1 isoform X2, which produces MTGIDNLGYDGVEPISGVADMHETLSSFPEQFGDGPRKPEIKPEILKETDRTADNLKCGWFWFRPIYLQKFRTAKWALFWLCWAGAMQGMVVNGFINVVITTIEKRFGLKSSETGLIAGGYDIASFFLLVPVSYLGGRAKASKPRYIGIGILVLGIGSLLFASPHYLAGPYRGGQQTENVCQSASNISSHSISCTDQSTVQAELEPYSGVYLTIFLVAQLLHGAGAAPFYTLGVTYLDENVSKKMSSVYLGVYYTMAIIGPALGFVVGGELLKIYTDFLTVDSSTIGLTSDSNVWIGAWWIGFLAAAVICFVIAIPVLAFPAILPGSEELAKDKVSEAHEKSTRSSTAATGEAFSKIRELPRALTELLGNPAFFMLNLAGASEGLLIAGFAAFLPKLIENQFSVSASSAALLMGLVTVPAGGGGTFLGGYLIKRFNLPCSGILKFCLLATTVCIAFTLSLALNCPNLDFAGLTVPYRNMTGKAALSLENTCNNGCGCSRSRFDPICGVDGITYYSPCHAGCYRETPINNVKVYTDCSCIRASAMNLTSEGTGDVVQYEAINTTCGSSCSYLWLFIVLTFCNMFMTFLCTMPALSSTLRVVRDDQRSFALGIQWIKVRILGTIPAPMVFGALIDDTCILWNETCDGRGACLVYDNYYMSRYMLALSFIGKAASLLFFFLAWWTYVPPSTRGIDQNSRQQTTATLMLSDTSQEVEIVPTTIA; this is translated from the exons ATGACAGGAATAGACAATTTAGGCTATGATGGTGTCGAGCCAATA TCAGGGGTGGCGGACATGCACGAGACCCTGTCTAGCTTCCCGGAACAGTTCGGGGATGGCCCGAGAAAACCGGAAATAAAGCCGGAAATTCTGAAGGAGACCGACAGAACCGCGGACAATCTGAAATGCGGTTGGTTCTGGTTCAGGCCAATTTATCTGCAGAAATTTCGCACCGCGAAATGGGCGCTTTTCTGGCTGTGCTGGGCCGGGGCGATGCAAG GAATGGTCGTGAATGGCTTTATAAATGTCGTCATAACGACGATAGAGAAGAGATTCGGACTGAAGTCATCGGAAACCGGCTTGATAGCGGGCGGATACGACATAGCCAGTTTCTTTCTTCTCGTACCAGTGAGCTATCTAGGCGGCCGTGCGAAAGCGTCGAAGCCAAG GTATATCGGCATAGGGATTCTAGTCTTAGGTATAGGTAGCCTGCTGTTTGCGTCTCCGCATTATCTTGCCGGACCGTATAGAGGGGGTCAGCAAACAGAGAACGTATGCCAAAGTGCCAGCAATATATCGAGCCACTCG ATATCCTGCACGGATCAATCTACAGTTCAAGCGGAGCTAGAGCCTTACAGTGGCGTGTACTTAACCATATTTCTGGTAGCTCAGCTGTTACACGGCGCCGGTGCGGCACCCTTCTATACGCTCGGGGTTACGTATTTAGACGAAAATGTTTCGAAGAAGATGTCTTCGGTGTATCTAG GTGTTTATTATACTATGGCCATAATAGGACCTGCACTAGGCTTTGTTGTCGGTGGtgaactattgaaaatttacaCAGACTTTCTTACGGTGGATTCCTCGAc GATTGGATTAACTTCTGACAGTAATGTCTGGATTGGTGCATGGTGGATCGGTTTCTTGGCAGCGGCTGTCATATGCTTCGTCATCGCGATACCAGTTTTGGCATTTCCCGCAATTTTACCTG GATCGGAGGAATTGGCCAAGGATAAGGTGTCAGAGGCGCACGAGAAATCGACCCGATCTTCCACCGCGGCGACGGGAGAAGCATTTTCAAAGATACGAGAACTGCCACGCGCTCTGACCGAATTGCTTGGAAATCCAGCATTTTTTATGCTGAACCTAGCAGGTGCCAGTGAAGGGTTGCTAATTGCCGGATTTGCTGCTTTCCTGCCGAAACTGATTGAAAATCAATTCAGCGTCAGTGCCAGTTCGGCCGCATTGCTGATGG GCTTGGTGACCGTACCGGCAGGAGGAGGCGGTACTTTTCTCGGCGGTTACCTGATAAAGCGCTTCAACCTGCCCTGCTCTggcattttgaaattttgcttGCTGGCCACAACCGTCTGCATCGCTTTCACCCTGTCTCTCGCTCTAAACTGCCCGAACTTAGACTTTGCTGGATTGACCGTGCCCTATCGAAACATGACGGG AAAAGCCGCGTTGTCTCTCGAGAACACCTGTAATAACGGCTGCGGATGCTCCAGATCGCGATTCGATCCTATATGTGGCGTAGACGGGATCACGTACTATTCGCCCTGTCACGCCGGATGCTATCGGGAAACGCCGATAAACAATGTCAAA GTGTACACGGACTGTAGCTGCATACGCGCGTCGGCGATGAACTTAACCAGCGAAGGCACCGGGGACGTCGTCCAGTACGAGGCCATTAATACCACCTGCGGAAGCTCGTGCTCGTACCTGTGGCTGTTCATCGTCCTGACATTCTGTAACATGTTTATGACCTTCCTCTGCACAATGCCGGCGCTCTCGTCCACGCTGAGGGTCGTGCGCGACGACCAGCGGTCGTTCGCCCTGGGCATACAGTGGATCAAGGTGCGGATTCTGGGAACGATACCGGCACCTATGGTCTTCGGCGCTCTCATAGACGACACCTGCATCCTGTGGAACGAGACCTGCGACGGCAGAGGAGCGTGCCTCGTTTACGATAATTATTACATGAGCAG gtACATGCTCGCACTGTCATTCATCGGGAAAGCGGCTTcgcttcttttcttctttttagcATGGTGGACGTACGTTCCACCGAGCACCAGAGGCATTGACCAGAACTCTCGGCAGCAAACGACGGCTACTTTAATGTTAAGTGACACGTCTCAGGAAGTTGAGATAGTACCAACTACGATagcataa
- the LOC105836067 gene encoding solute carrier organic anion transporter family member 4A1 isoform X3, protein MRDKFTFSSGVADMHETLSSFPEQFGDGPRKPEIKPEILKETDRTADNLKCGWFWFRPIYLQKFRTAKWALFWLCWAGAMQGMVVNGFINVVITTIEKRFGLKSSETGLIAGGYDIASFFLLVPVSYLGGRAKASKPRYIGIGILVLGIGSLLFASPHYLAGPYRGGQQTENVCQSASNISSHSISCTDQSTVQAELEPYSGVYLTIFLVAQLLHGAGAAPFYTLGVTYLDENVSKKMSSVYLGVYYTMAIIGPALGFVVGGELLKIYTDFLTVDSSTIGLTSDSNVWIGAWWIGFLAAAVICFVIAIPVLAFPAILPGSEELAKDKVSEAHEKSTRSSTAATGEAFSKIRELPRALTELLGNPAFFMLNLAGASEGLLIAGFAAFLPKLIENQFSVSASSAALLMGLVTVPAGGGGTFLGGYLIKRFNLPCSGILKFCLLATTVCIAFTLSLALNCPNLDFAGLTVPYRNMTGKAALSLENTCNNGCGCSRSRFDPICGVDGITYYSPCHAGCYRETPINNVKVYTDCSCIRASAMNLTSEGTGDVVQYEAINTTCGSSCSYLWLFIVLTFCNMFMTFLCTMPALSSTLRVVRDDQRSFALGIQWIKVRILGTIPAPMVFGALIDDTCILWNETCDGRGACLVYDNYYMSRYMLALSFIGKAASLLFFFLAWWTYVPPSTRGIDQNSRQQTTATLMLSDTSQEVEIVPTTIA, encoded by the exons ATGAGGGACAAGTTCACATTCAGC TCAGGGGTGGCGGACATGCACGAGACCCTGTCTAGCTTCCCGGAACAGTTCGGGGATGGCCCGAGAAAACCGGAAATAAAGCCGGAAATTCTGAAGGAGACCGACAGAACCGCGGACAATCTGAAATGCGGTTGGTTCTGGTTCAGGCCAATTTATCTGCAGAAATTTCGCACCGCGAAATGGGCGCTTTTCTGGCTGTGCTGGGCCGGGGCGATGCAAG GAATGGTCGTGAATGGCTTTATAAATGTCGTCATAACGACGATAGAGAAGAGATTCGGACTGAAGTCATCGGAAACCGGCTTGATAGCGGGCGGATACGACATAGCCAGTTTCTTTCTTCTCGTACCAGTGAGCTATCTAGGCGGCCGTGCGAAAGCGTCGAAGCCAAG GTATATCGGCATAGGGATTCTAGTCTTAGGTATAGGTAGCCTGCTGTTTGCGTCTCCGCATTATCTTGCCGGACCGTATAGAGGGGGTCAGCAAACAGAGAACGTATGCCAAAGTGCCAGCAATATATCGAGCCACTCG ATATCCTGCACGGATCAATCTACAGTTCAAGCGGAGCTAGAGCCTTACAGTGGCGTGTACTTAACCATATTTCTGGTAGCTCAGCTGTTACACGGCGCCGGTGCGGCACCCTTCTATACGCTCGGGGTTACGTATTTAGACGAAAATGTTTCGAAGAAGATGTCTTCGGTGTATCTAG GTGTTTATTATACTATGGCCATAATAGGACCTGCACTAGGCTTTGTTGTCGGTGGtgaactattgaaaatttacaCAGACTTTCTTACGGTGGATTCCTCGAc GATTGGATTAACTTCTGACAGTAATGTCTGGATTGGTGCATGGTGGATCGGTTTCTTGGCAGCGGCTGTCATATGCTTCGTCATCGCGATACCAGTTTTGGCATTTCCCGCAATTTTACCTG GATCGGAGGAATTGGCCAAGGATAAGGTGTCAGAGGCGCACGAGAAATCGACCCGATCTTCCACCGCGGCGACGGGAGAAGCATTTTCAAAGATACGAGAACTGCCACGCGCTCTGACCGAATTGCTTGGAAATCCAGCATTTTTTATGCTGAACCTAGCAGGTGCCAGTGAAGGGTTGCTAATTGCCGGATTTGCTGCTTTCCTGCCGAAACTGATTGAAAATCAATTCAGCGTCAGTGCCAGTTCGGCCGCATTGCTGATGG GCTTGGTGACCGTACCGGCAGGAGGAGGCGGTACTTTTCTCGGCGGTTACCTGATAAAGCGCTTCAACCTGCCCTGCTCTggcattttgaaattttgcttGCTGGCCACAACCGTCTGCATCGCTTTCACCCTGTCTCTCGCTCTAAACTGCCCGAACTTAGACTTTGCTGGATTGACCGTGCCCTATCGAAACATGACGGG AAAAGCCGCGTTGTCTCTCGAGAACACCTGTAATAACGGCTGCGGATGCTCCAGATCGCGATTCGATCCTATATGTGGCGTAGACGGGATCACGTACTATTCGCCCTGTCACGCCGGATGCTATCGGGAAACGCCGATAAACAATGTCAAA GTGTACACGGACTGTAGCTGCATACGCGCGTCGGCGATGAACTTAACCAGCGAAGGCACCGGGGACGTCGTCCAGTACGAGGCCATTAATACCACCTGCGGAAGCTCGTGCTCGTACCTGTGGCTGTTCATCGTCCTGACATTCTGTAACATGTTTATGACCTTCCTCTGCACAATGCCGGCGCTCTCGTCCACGCTGAGGGTCGTGCGCGACGACCAGCGGTCGTTCGCCCTGGGCATACAGTGGATCAAGGTGCGGATTCTGGGAACGATACCGGCACCTATGGTCTTCGGCGCTCTCATAGACGACACCTGCATCCTGTGGAACGAGACCTGCGACGGCAGAGGAGCGTGCCTCGTTTACGATAATTATTACATGAGCAG gtACATGCTCGCACTGTCATTCATCGGGAAAGCGGCTTcgcttcttttcttctttttagcATGGTGGACGTACGTTCCACCGAGCACCAGAGGCATTGACCAGAACTCTCGGCAGCAAACGACGGCTACTTTAATGTTAAGTGACACGTCTCAGGAAGTTGAGATAGTACCAACTACGATagcataa